One segment of Pangasianodon hypophthalmus isolate fPanHyp1 chromosome 10, fPanHyp1.pri, whole genome shotgun sequence DNA contains the following:
- the ero1a gene encoding ERO1-like protein alpha, protein MRLLLLCINLSVLVFPVSGSMANSAAHRCFCKVTGSLDDCACDVETIDGFNNKKLFPQLQKLLSSDYFRFYKVNLNNPCPFWRDSGNCGLRDCAVKPCKPNEVPEGLKTSSYKYSLEASQHTKECEMAEKLGAVNISLSDETRQALLDWNRHDDEADRFCMHDDEDSPDSQYVDLLLNPERYTGYKGPEAWQIWNSIYEENCFKPYTVKRPLNPLVSSSGDSEGRGFYKWLEGLCVEKRAFFRLVSGLHASINVHLSARYLLDDNWFERKWGPNVTEFQLRFDEELTKGEGPKRLRNLYFLYLIELRALAKVLPFFERPSIHLYTGEAEQDKQTKELLLELLHMAKSFPLHFDETTLFAGDKTEAAKLKEDLRLTFKNISRIMDCVGCYKCRLWGKLQTQGLGTVLKILFSEKQIETLPQSSNAKPSFQLSRQEIVSLFNAFGRISTSIQELENFRKLLSELKQ, encoded by the exons atgagattattattattgtgtataaacttgagtgtgcttgtgtttcctgtttcagGCAGTATGGCGAACTCTGCTGCACACAGGTGTTTCTGCAAA GTCACCGGTAGTCTGGACGACTGCGCCTGCGATGTGGAAACAATCGATGGCTTCAACAACAAGAAGCTCTTCCCCCAACTTCAGAAACTCCTTTCGTCTGATTATTTCAGGTTCTATAAG GTGAATCTGAATAACCCATGTCCGTTCTGGAGGGACAGCGGCAACTGTGGTCTCAGAGACTGTGCCGTTAAACCCTGCAAACCT AATGAAGTACCCGAGGGGCTGAAAACCAGCAGCTACAAG TACTCATTAGAGGCCAGCCAGCACACAAAGGAGTGTGAAATGGCAGAGAAGCTGGGCGCTGTCAATATCTCTCTAAG TGATGAAACCCGGCAGGCTCTGCTCGACTGGAACCGGCACGATGACGAGGCCGACCGTTTCTGCATGCATGATG ATGAAGACTCTCCGGATTCGCAGTATGTCGATCTCCTCCTCAACCCTGAGCGATACACTGGATATAAGGGTCCTGAGGCCTGGCAGATATGGAACAGTATATATGAAGAAAACTGTTTCAA ACCGTATACAGTTAAACGACCACTGAACCCTCTGGTGTCGAGCAGTG GAGACAGTGAAG GAAGGGGATTCTACAAGTGGCTGGAAG GTCTGTGTGTGGAGAAAAGAGCGTTCTTCAGGCTCGTCTCAGGACTGCATGCGAGCATAAATGTGCACTTGAGTGCCAGGTACCTGTTGGATG ATAACTGGTTTGAGAGGAAGTGGGGTCCCAACGTCACTGAGTTCCAGCTGAGATTTGATGAAGAACTGACAAAAGGAGAAGGACCCAAACGTCTGAGGAATCTCTACTTCCTCTATCTGATCGAGCTCCGTGCCCTGGCTAAAGTCCTGCCTTTCTTTGAGCGtccctccatccatctgtaCACAGGAGAGGCAGAACAAGACAAGCAGACTAAAGAGCTGCTCTTAGAGCTCCTCCATATGGCCAA GTCTTTCCCATTGCATTTTGATGAAACCACACTGTTTGCAGGCGATAAGACAGAAGCAGCAAAGCTAAAA GAAGACCTCAGGCTGACTTTTAAGAACATCTCTAGGATCATGGACTGCGTAGGATGCTACAAGTGTAGACTGTGGGGCAAACTGCAG ACCCAGGGTTTAGGTACAGTTCTAAAGATCCTGTTCTCAGAGAAGCAAATTGAAACTCTTCCTCAGTCCAGCAACGCCAAACCGTCCTTCCAGCTGAGTCGGCAGGAGATCGTTTCCCTCTTCAACGCTTTCGGGAG aatctCAACAAGTATTCAAGAACTGGAAAACTTCCGGAAACTGTTATCAGAGCTCAAGCAATGA